A portion of the Sabethes cyaneus chromosome 3, idSabCyanKW18_F2, whole genome shotgun sequence genome contains these proteins:
- the LOC128739304 gene encoding RNA polymerase II elongation factor ELL-like: protein MADLRTDANGLQKLHVRVPEVLLQAIEANRLKFGSAFKPKIRFNPNGQACIYIPSGTGEDQNFTISVTDEVVNDPSVNVPCGLLTSAQNATSKENDPTFGAKRPCDTNDEGVMPRCKKPRISHYQKNNRSNGTPNVQQKAAPKDMPSSKTPRNPKNNVEVNSLEEDFAAKYTAISSVEQRRQYKKEFDDDFKEYLRLQESINRIKKKFAQLEEDLRRERHLGQVKQIQQKILREYRNVGFTVKAERLTYLHKKLGFIKRLVKDYDAISM from the coding sequence ATGGCTGATTTACGTACTGATGCGAATGGTCTGCAGAAGCTCCACGTCCGAGTGCCGGAAGTACTGCTGCAGGCTATCGAAGCTAATAGGCTCAAATTTGGATCTGCATTCAAACCGAAGATTCGGTTCAATCCCAACGGTCAGGCCTGCATCTACATCCCGTCCGGAACTGGTGAAGACCAAAATTTTACCATTTCCGTTACGGAcgaagtggtgaatgacccatCGGTTAATGTTCCGTGTGGTTTATTAACTTCGGCTCAGAACGCGACCAGCAAAGAGAACGACCCGACATTCGGCGCCAAAAGACCATGCGACACTAACGACGAAGGCGTTATGCCCAGATGCAAGAAGCCACGGATTAGCCACTATCAGAAGAACAACCGCTCTAATGGGACACCAAACGTACAGCAGAAAGCAGCACCCAAGGACATGCCTAGTTCCAAGACACCACGGAACCCAAAAAATAACGTAGAAGTGAATAGTTTAGAGGAGGATTTCGCCGCTAAGTATACTGCAATATCCTCGGTAGAACAACGGCGACAATATAAAAAGGAATTTGACGATGATTTTAAGGAATATCTTCGGTTGCAAGAAAGCATTAACCGAATCAAGAAGAAGTTCGCCCAGCTAGAGGAAGATCTGCGACGAGAGCGCCACTTAGGGCAGGTTAAGCAAATACAGCAGAAAATTCTAAGAGAGTATCGAAATGTAGGGTTTACAGTAAAAGCGGAAAGACTTACCTACCTACACAAAAAGCTAGGCTTCATAAAACGATTAGTAAAAGACTATGACGCGATTTCGATgtga